GAGCGAAAACATCACGCCAAATGCCCATTTTCGCGAGATCAAAACTGGCGGTTAATTTCCCGTTAAGCTTTTCATTTTCAACTTCGTTCCAACAATTTCACTGCCCATTTCGTCAAGTGCCTTCCCAAAAAACAAATGCCCGATGCCGAAGCATCGGGCGACCTGCAAAATTTTGCAGTTAAGCTGACATTGCTTTCGTTTCCTCAAGATGATGGAAACGAACACTCACCAGTTTGGAGACGCCGGGTTCCTGCATTGTGACGCCATAGAGTACAGGTGCAATGCCCATCGTCTTCTTGCTGTGGGTGATGATGATGAACTGCGTATCCGAGGACATCTCCTTCACCAATTCAGTGAAGCGGCCGATATTCGCCTCATCAAGCGGCGCATCCACTTCGTCCAGAATGCAGAACGGGCTCGGCGTGTATTGGAAGATGCCGACCAGCAGCGAGAATGCCGTCAAAGCCTTTTCACCGCCGGAGAGCAGGAGCACGTTCTGAAGCTTCTTGCCCGGGGGCGAGGCCACCACATCGATGCCGCTTTCCATCGCATTCTCTTCGTCCGTCAGCTTCATGAAGCCTTGTCCGCCGCCGAACAACTTGCGGAAGGTGACCTGGAAGTTTTCGTTGATCTTCGCAAAGGCCTCGGTGAACTTCTCCTTCGAGATCTGTTCGATTTCCTTAATGGTCTTTTGGGTGTTCTCAATAGAGTCGAACAGGTCCTTGCGCTGCGTTTCCAGAAAGGTATGGCGCTCGCTGGTTTCCTTGTATTCGTCCAGCGCCATCATGTTCACCGGACCCATCGCTTCCAGCTTAGCCTTCATCTCCTTAACGGTTTCGTCTTCGAGCGTGAGGTTTTCGCCGGTGACGATCTGGAGAGACTCGTCAGCGAGCAGTTCGGTCGGGATTACGCCAAGCTCTGCGACCGACGATTCCGACATGTGGGTCGCGTCGGATTCCAGTTTGGCAGCCAGCGCGGAGACTTCACCGCGGCGATCACGAATCTGGTCGAGGGTGCTTCTAGATGCCTTCAGTTCTTCTTCGATCTGTGTCAGACGGGAGCGAACCGACTCCGATTCCGTCTGCAGCTCGGTTACGCGCGCATCCAGACCCTCGCGCTCACCCGCCAGTGCAACTAGTTGTTCGGCGATCTGGACGTTCTCGGCTTCACGATGCGATTTCTCGGCCGAAGCAGATTCCGCCTGGGCCTTGAGCGACTCCAGTCGTGTGCTTACTTCGGTGATGATCGATTCGACGCGCTGCAGAGTCGCTGCCGCCGAACGCCTGCGCTCTTCAAGTCCAGCGACCTTGGCCATCATCTCGGAAGCATTCTGGGCTGCGGTATCGCGGGCCGCACGCAGCGTTGCGAGATTCTCCTGTGCCGCTGCGATCTGCTGTTCAATTTCGGTGCGTTGCTGCTCTTTCGCGGAAAGATCAGTCTGCTTCTCCGCGATGAACTGTTCGCGTGCCGACCTCGCGGTTGCCACCTGCTGCAGTTCGCGTTCGTACTGCGACAGACGCTGCCGCGTACGCTCCATCTCACTGTCGAGCTGGCGCAGCATATGGCCGCTGGTCATCGCCTGCTTATCTGCTTCGCGCTTGTCCGCTTCGAGACGTTCCAGCAGGGATGTAAGCTCGGCGATTTCCTTCGCCAGTAATCCGGCCCGGCGCTCCTGCTCCCGCAACGCCATTTCCAGGTCCTCGACCTGCTTGGCGATCACGCGCAACTCGCGCTTCATGGCCAGAGGGCCTTCGGCACGCTGCTTGCCGCCGGTGACGGTTACGTTGTGGAACGATTCGCCGTTCTTCGCAAGAAAGAACGCGTCCGGGTTCTCGAGCGCCAGTTCACGCGCGACGTTAGGATCGGGAACGATGTAGCCGTTACCCAGCTTCGGCAAAATCACTTCCAGCGACTTGCCGAAACCGTCGAGTACGCGAATGCAGTTCTTCAGTGGCACGATAGTGTCGTGGCGCGCAGCGGCAGCCGCATGCGCCGATTCGTCAACACTGAACGAAAACTTTGCCTGCGCGTCGCTGGGATGGACCAGGAACGTGGCACGGCCGTCCACGTCGCCGCGCAACAAGTTCATGCCGTAATCGGCGGCGTCCCAGGATTTCACGACAACGAAATTCAGTTCGTCGCGCAGGAAGTCGTCCACCACGTGCTCGTACTGGCCTTCTACTTCAAGGAAGTCGGCGAGCACACCCACGGGAGCGCGGCTGCCGTCGAGCGCACCTGACTGGAACAACCGACGCACAGAGTCCGTCGAGTAACCATGCTCGTTGATAACCGCTTCCAACGATGCTTTTCTGCCCAGGGCCGTGGCGTATTCCGCGCGGAGGCCGTCGAGATGGCGTTTGCATTCCACTTCTTCCCGACGCTTCTGTTCCAGCGTTTCGCGCGTGGACTGAATCTGCGACGTCAGCGAGTTGACCCGCTCCGACGCCGATTCAAATTCCATGCCCAGTTGTCCACGCTGGCCGCCAAAAGCTTCTATCTGTGAATTTGCGCTTGCAACTTCTGCATGCAGACGGGCTGCTTCGCGGTCGTGTCCCGCAATCTGTTCGGTGGCCTTCGCGATCTCGTTACGAACCGCACTCTCATTCGCGACAGCCTGCATCACCTGCACGCGACGCTGTTCCTGTTCGCGCTCAACCTGCTGCAGTGCCGACGCCGCCTCTCGCGCTTCTTGCTGGCGTGCTGCCGCATCCTGCTGGGCTGCCGCTACATCACTGGCCGCTGTCGCAAGAGTCTGGCGGCTGGCTTCTACTTCCTGCTCTAACTGTCCTTTGCGATCGATCGCGGCCGCAATGTCGCGATCTGCGGTCTCCATGCGAGTGGCAAGTTCCACGCAGCGTTCTTCGTTTGTCTTCTGTCGCGACTGGGCGCGGTCGCTGTCGCGGGTGATCGTCGCGAGACGCTCGCGGGTGGTCGTCGCCTCAGACTCGATGTCATAACCCCGCTGCGTTCGCTCGGTGTGCTCGGCTTCAAGTACCTGCACCGCTTCGGTCTGAATCTTGATCTCTTCCGAGAGCTTCGTAAGTTCTTCTTCCAGGCTGGCGCGGTCGCCCTGCAACGCTACCCATTTGCTTGCCAGCACCACGCGGAGCTTTGCGCGCATTTCGTCGCGCAGCTTGGCGTAACGCTCGGCTTTCGCGGCCTGCCGCTTCAACGAATTCATCTGGCGGGTGACTTCGTCGAAGATGTCATTCAGGCGGCTCAGATTCAACTTGGCTTCTTCCAGCCGCGCCTCGGCCAGACGTTTCTTCGTCTTGAACTTGGTGATACCGGCAGCTTCTTCGATGATCGCCCGTCGGTCGGTCGGTTTGCTGCTCAGGATCTGCCCGATACGCCCCTGCTCGATGATGGCGTACGACTCCGGCCCAAGACCCGTGCCCATGAAGATTTCCTGGATATCGCGGAGACGGCACAGTTTGCCGTTGAGCAGGTACTCACTCTCGCCCGACCGGAACAGGCGACGCGTGACGACGATCTCGCCCTTCTTGAAATTGTTGCGATGGAACTTGCGCCGCCGGATCTTCAGCACCACTCCGGTGGGTGCTGTTTGAGCGGCTTCGCTCTTTGGCTCGGCATCCACTTCGGCGGTTCCAGCCTCAGCCGAGGGAGTTCCAGGTTCTGCCGCCGTTTGCGCGGCATCAGCCTGTTGGGGAACCGCTCCTTCTACTTCTTCGACCTGCCCAGGCCGGACTTCTTCGATGTACTCGTCCGCGTCCTGCTCCGATTTCGTACGGAGAGTCGCCTCGTCCCAGTCTTCCTGCGGAAGGTCGTCCACCACCTCGATTTCGGGTTCAACGACATTGCCGCCGTCGTAGGCGTCCGGATCGATCAGCGTAAGAGAAACCTCGGCCATGCCCATGGGCTTGCGGTCGCGAGTGCCCGCAAAGATCACGTCTTCCATGCGCGCGCCGCGCAGCGACTTGGCCGACTGCTCACCTAAGACCCAGGTGATTGCGTCTGAGATGTTCGACTTTCCGCAGCCGTTGGGGCCAATGATTCCGGCCACACCTTCGCCATGGAACTTGAGTTCGGTGCGATCACAGAAAGACTTGAATCCCAGGATTTGAAGCTTCTTCAGCTTAAGCAACTGATACTCCTTCGCGCCGTTCCTCGGTACCGGGGTCGTAACCCAGGGTTCGCAACAAATCTAGCCACCATGTTTGCATGGGTCAAGCAGATAAACACCATATATTGGGGCTTATCTGTTGAAAACGCAGTATGTTGCACCCTCTTTGCAGCAAAACGCCGGTATACACGAACACACGCTCATTCACGGGAGAAAAAAGGAGGAAGAGGAGAGGCAACAGAGCTAGCTAAACTGTAGCGCCGCTGGTGCAGAAATACAAGGTCACACCGGAGAAATAACGGCCAAATTCAGGTCTATGCCCGGGCGGTCGACTTCGCCCGCTCGCGCTTGTACCGGGCCTTCATCGTCATCAGCGCGAAGCAAAGCAACATCGTGATCGAGTTCGACAGAATCATCGGC
This genomic window from Terriglobales bacterium contains:
- the smc gene encoding chromosome segregation protein SMC, which produces MLKLKKLQILGFKSFCDRTELKFHGEGVAGIIGPNGCGKSNISDAITWVLGEQSAKSLRGARMEDVIFAGTRDRKPMGMAEVSLTLIDPDAYDGGNVVEPEIEVVDDLPQEDWDEATLRTKSEQDADEYIEEVRPGQVEEVEGAVPQQADAAQTAAEPGTPSAEAGTAEVDAEPKSEAAQTAPTGVVLKIRRRKFHRNNFKKGEIVVTRRLFRSGESEYLLNGKLCRLRDIQEIFMGTGLGPESYAIIEQGRIGQILSSKPTDRRAIIEEAAGITKFKTKKRLAEARLEEAKLNLSRLNDIFDEVTRQMNSLKRQAAKAERYAKLRDEMRAKLRVVLASKWVALQGDRASLEEELTKLSEEIKIQTEAVQVLEAEHTERTQRGYDIESEATTTRERLATITRDSDRAQSRQKTNEERCVELATRMETADRDIAAAIDRKGQLEQEVEASRQTLATAASDVAAAQQDAAARQQEAREAASALQQVEREQEQRRVQVMQAVANESAVRNEIAKATEQIAGHDREAARLHAEVASANSQIEAFGGQRGQLGMEFESASERVNSLTSQIQSTRETLEQKRREEVECKRHLDGLRAEYATALGRKASLEAVINEHGYSTDSVRRLFQSGALDGSRAPVGVLADFLEVEGQYEHVVDDFLRDELNFVVVKSWDAADYGMNLLRGDVDGRATFLVHPSDAQAKFSFSVDESAHAAAAARHDTIVPLKNCIRVLDGFGKSLEVILPKLGNGYIVPDPNVARELALENPDAFFLAKNGESFHNVTVTGGKQRAEGPLAMKRELRVIAKQVEDLEMALREQERRAGLLAKEIAELTSLLERLEADKREADKQAMTSGHMLRQLDSEMERTRQRLSQYERELQQVATARSAREQFIAEKQTDLSAKEQQRTEIEQQIAAAQENLATLRAARDTAAQNASEMMAKVAGLEERRRSAAATLQRVESIITEVSTRLESLKAQAESASAEKSHREAENVQIAEQLVALAGEREGLDARVTELQTESESVRSRLTQIEEELKASRSTLDQIRDRRGEVSALAAKLESDATHMSESSVAELGVIPTELLADESLQIVTGENLTLEDETVKEMKAKLEAMGPVNMMALDEYKETSERHTFLETQRKDLFDSIENTQKTIKEIEQISKEKFTEAFAKINENFQVTFRKLFGGGQGFMKLTDEENAMESGIDVVASPPGKKLQNVLLLSGGEKALTAFSLLVGIFQYTPSPFCILDEVDAPLDEANIGRFTELVKEMSSDTQFIIITHSKKTMGIAPVLYGVTMQEPGVSKLVSVRFHHLEETKAMSA